In Cyanobacteria bacterium GSL.Bin1, a single window of DNA contains:
- a CDS encoding AAA family ATPase has translation MGTVISTVNMKGGVGKTTLTVNLATCLAKNHQKRVLVVDLDSQISATLSLMPPQEFSKARRTRRTLSYLIDKVVRPNIRRKYDTPDLIYSQICEINGLELLAGDIELYDEYLVSKKLHEEAISDSEQDFNQAWDHFEVTLVRKILEPVIDDYDFIIMDCAPGYNLLTRSGIAASDFYLLPARPEPLSLIGVQLLEKRIARLKNNDKTESEQLKKLSLLGITFILSHGGLFGRYYKQVMQRIEQDFEPDQIFREQIPMDVNVAKAVDMFTPAVLAMPNSSGSKAFVKLTEEILKKISNAYSYSK, from the coding sequence ATGGGAACTGTTATTAGTACCGTTAACATGAAAGGAGGGGTCGGTAAAACTACCCTAACGGTTAATCTTGCCACTTGTTTAGCCAAGAACCATCAAAAACGAGTTTTAGTGGTCGATTTAGACTCACAAATTAGTGCGACTCTGAGTTTGATGCCGCCGCAAGAGTTTTCTAAAGCACGTCGGACTCGGCGCACACTCAGTTATCTCATTGATAAAGTAGTGCGTCCGAATATTCGTCGGAAGTACGATACACCTGATTTGATTTATTCGCAAATTTGCGAAATTAATGGCTTAGAATTACTCGCTGGGGATATTGAACTTTATGATGAGTATTTAGTCTCGAAAAAACTCCATGAAGAAGCGATTTCCGATTCTGAACAAGATTTTAATCAGGCTTGGGATCATTTTGAAGTAACGCTGGTCCGAAAAATTCTGGAACCGGTCATTGATGACTATGATTTTATTATTATGGACTGTGCGCCGGGTTATAATTTACTCACTCGTAGCGGCATTGCTGCTAGTGATTTTTATTTACTTCCCGCCCGCCCAGAACCCTTATCGTTAATTGGGGTTCAATTGCTAGAAAAGCGGATTGCTCGCTTAAAAAACAATGATAAAACTGAATCCGAGCAACTGAAAAAACTCAGTTTATTAGGGATTACTTTTATCTTATCCCATGGGGGATTATTTGGTCGCTACTATAAGCAAGTAATGCAACGGATTGAGCAAGATTTTGAACCGGATCAAATCTTTCGAGAGCAAATTCCCATGGATGTGAATGTGGCGAAAGCTGTGGATATGTTTACTCCGGCTGTTTTAGCAATGCCCAATTCTTCAGGGTCAAAAGCATTTGTCAAAC